Proteins encoded together in one Salvelinus fontinalis isolate EN_2023a chromosome 6, ASM2944872v1, whole genome shotgun sequence window:
- the LOC129858253 gene encoding peptidyl-prolyl cis-trans isomerase D-like, translated as MSNATPVIKPSNKENTRVFLDVDIGGERVGRIVFELFADVVPKTAENFRALCTGEKGTGKTTGKPLHFKGCPFHRIIKQFMIQGGDFSNQNGTGGESIYGEKFEDENFYYKHDKEGLLSMANSGPATNGSQFFITTMPTAHLDGKHVVFGQVLKGMGLVKTLEAIETNEDTPVKPCVIAECGEHKDGDDWGVAPNDGSGDTHPDYPEDSNVDLKDVDKVLSAAEDIKNIGNNFFKNQDWQSAIKKYSKALRYLALGGDEQEIEKAQSKLEPTALSCILNTAACKLKMQLWQEAMDSCDEALELNQKNTKALFRRAQAWQGLKEYSKAMSDLKKAQEIAPEDKAIGNEMKRVQIKVKEEKEKEKQIYSKMFA; from the exons ATGTCTAACGCAACACCAGTGATCAAGCCTTCAAACAAAGAAAACACCCGTGTCTTCCTTGATGTAGACATTGGTGGTGAAAGAG TTGGCCGAATCGTGTTCGAACTGTTTGCTGATGTTGTCCCCAAAACTGCTGAAAACTTTCGAGCACTCTGTACTGGTGAAAAGGGAACTGGCAAAACCACAGGGAAACCACTCCATTTCAAAGGATGTCCTTTTCACAGGA TCATCAAGCAATTCATGATCCAGGGAGGTGATTTCTCCAACCAGAATGGCACTGGAGGAGAGAGCATCTATGGGGAGAAATTTGAAGATGAGAACTTCTATTACAAG CATGACAAAGAGGGCTTGCTGAGTATGGCCAATTCTGGACCAGCCACCAATGGCTCCCAGTTTTTCATCACCACTATGCCTACTGCTCATCTAGATGGCAAACATGTGGTCTTTGGACAAGTCTTGAAGGGGATGGGGCTGGTGAAAACACTGGAGGCCATAGAGACCAACGAGGACACGCCTGTCAAG CCATGTGTAATTGCGGAGTGTGGTGAGCATAAAGATGGCGACGACTGGGGAGTAGCACCGAATGACGGCTCAGGGGACACCCATCCAGACTACCCAGAGGACTCCAACGTTGACCTAAAAGAT GTTGACAAAGTCCTGTCTGCTGCTGAAGATATTAAGAATATTGGGAACAACTTTTTCAAGAACCAAGACTGGCAGTCTGCAATCAAGAAGTACTCCAAAGCTCTCAG GTATCTGGCGCTTGGCGGAGACGAGCAGGAGATTGAGAAGGCCCAATCGAAGCTGGAGCCCACAGCGTTGAGCTGCATTCTCAACACAGCTGCCTGTAAACTGAAGATGCAGCTCTGGCAGGAAGCCATGGACAGTTGTGACGAG GCACTGGAGTTGAACCAGAAAAACACTAAGGCTCTGTTCAGGAGGGCCCAGGCCTGGCAAGGACTGAAGGAGTACAGTAAAGCCATG AGTGATCTGAAGAAAGCTCAAGAAATTGCACCAGAGGATAAAG CAATCGGAAACGAGATGAAGAGAGTCCAGATAAAAGTGAAGGaggaaaaggagaaagagaagcAAATCTATTCCAAAATGTTTGCATGA